A single region of the Lycium barbarum isolate Lr01 chromosome 2, ASM1917538v2, whole genome shotgun sequence genome encodes:
- the LOC132627989 gene encoding pentatricopeptide repeat-containing protein At1g62670, mitochondrial-like has product MLFLSWTKPLCYRGNFFPSIQLFALLQDHEAMFHSFSASPSKYSSFQEKPSISRKRKVVVFKDFRHVNNLDHAVSVFNQMVQTKPIPSVVEFAKLLRVMINKKYYCGVVSFFGEMRKLGVPFDDYILTSVIDSFCLLGCTEHGFSVLGIFFKSGVQFNVVTFSTLIRGLCEQNKIKDAMWLFNKLVTEKICKIDEVMFGTVMNGLCKQGHTQTALSLLRIMEQGGPKPNTIVYSIVVDALCKDKMVGAAFNLFNEMK; this is encoded by the coding sequence ATGCTCTTTCTTTCTTGGACAAAACCTCTGTGTTACAGAGGTAATTTCTTCCCTTCAATCCAATTGTTTGCTTTATTGCAAGACCATGAAGCTATGTTTCATTCTTTCTCTGCTAGTCCCTCAAAAtattcttcatttcaagaaaagcCATCAATTTCAAGAAAGCGTAAAGTTGTTGTCTTTAAGGATTTTAGACATGTGAATAATTTAGACCATGCTGTTAGTGTCTTTAATCAAATGGTCCAAACAAAACCAATTCCTTCTGTTGTAGAGTTTGCAAAATTGTTAAGGGTGATGATTAATAAGAAATATTATTGTGGTGTTGTTTCTTTTTTTGGAGAGATGAGGAAGCTAGGGGTTCCCTTTGATGATTATATCTTGACTAGTGTGATTGATTCATTTTGCTTGTTGGGTTGTACTGAACATGGGTTTTCAGTGTTGGGTATTTTTTTCAAGAGTGGTGTTCAGTTTAATGTTGTTACTTTCAGCACTCTTATAAGGGGACTTTGTGAACAAAATAAGATTAAGGATGCCATGTGGTTGTTTAATAAGTTGGTGACAGAGAAAATTTGTAAGATTGATGAAGTAATGTTTGGTACTGTCATGAATGGGCTATGTAAACAAGGGCATACTCAAACAGCTCTTAGTTTGTTGAGGATAATGGAGCAAGGGGGTCCTAAACCTAACACAATTGTGTATAGTATCGTCGTAGATGCGCTTTGCAAAGACAAAATGGTAGGTGCTGCTTTCAACCTTTtcaatgaaatgaaatga